TTTTATGAAGCATTCTAATTGCTTCTTTTGAATAGTCTTTGAGAGTATCGGCTACTGCAATAATGCCAAGAATATTTTCATTTTGAGCTAAAATCATTGCAGTTTTCCCTTGATTTTCTAAGATACTTATTTTTTCCTCAACGTGTGTAGTGGAAATTTTATTGCTACTCATCAACTTTCTTGTTCCCAATAGGATTTTTTTGTTATTTAGTTTGGCAGATACCCCATATCCTGGCATTGCTTGAAATTCTGAAACTTTGTTTAAGGTAAGATTCTCTTCTTTAGCTTTATTAACAATAGCTAAAGCTAGCGGATGCTCCGAGTTTTTTTCAACAGAGGCTGCAATTTGTAAAATATTTTCTTCATTGGATTTATTTGAAAATTGAGGATTGATACCTGAAAATTCCGTAATCGACATAATATCGGTTACAGCAGGTTCTCCTCTAGTTAATGTTCCGGTTTTGTCAAAAACTACAATATCCACGCTTTTTGCAACTTCCAAAGCCTTACCACTTTTAATTAGAATTCCGTTTTTTGCCGCCAGTCCAGTGCCTACCATTACAGCAGTTGGAGTTGCCAATCCTAAAGCGCAGGGGCAGGCGATAATTAAAACAGTGATAAAGGCCGCGAGCGCGAAAGAAAAGGGATATCCCGCAAGAATCCAAACCGCGAAAGAAACAACGGCAATGACTACTACTGTCGGTACAAAATAAAGAGAGACCTTGTCGACCAAAAGCTGGATTGGCGTTTTTGACCCCATTGCTTCTTCAACAATTTTTATAATCTGAGCCAGCATTGTATCCTTGCCAACTTTTGTTGTTTTGAACCTTAAAACACCTGTTTTATTTATCGTTGCCCCGATAACCTCATCTCCTTTTTTCTTTTCTACCGGGATGCTTTCACCGGTAATTGCTTTCTCGTCAACGCCGGAATAACCATCAATAACAATCCCATCCACCGGGATTTTTTCACCAGGCTTGACCAAAATAATATCTCCAACTTTTACTTCAGAGATAAGAATTTTCACTTCCTGACCATCTTTAATAACTGTCGCCTCTTTGGGCTGAAGGCCGATTAATTTTTTAATCGCTTCGCTGGTTTTTCCTTTAGTTATTGCTTCTAGATACTTTCCCAAGAGGATGAAGATAAGAATAAAGGCCGCTATCTCATAATATAGCTCTTTCATTCCGTATGTTTTGATGTTGAGCCAAGTAGATAAAGAGATTGCCACGCTGTAGATATAGGCAGCCGAAGTGCCAATAAAGATTAAAGAGTCCATATTTGGCGCTCGTCTTAAAATAGCCTTGAGTCCGGAAATGTAAAGTTTGAAGGCAACTATAATCACGGGGGTAGTTAACAGAAATTGGATTAGATGCTGGTTCATCTCGATAATCTCCGGTATGTAAAGACCAACTATCATACCCATTGAAACATAGAGAAGAGGAATGCCGAAAATGAGAGCTATAATAAATCTTATTTTCAGATCTTTAACTTCCTGAATTTTCTCTTCTTTGTGATGGTCCTCCATTTCTTTTCCAAAATCTTCTTCACTGGCTTTATATCCCAATTTTTCGATTATTTTTTGAACTCGAGCGATGTCTATCTCAATTGAGTCAAATTCTAAATAAGCTTTCTCTGTCGCAAAATTAACACTAACTGATTTCACTCCGTCCTCTTTTTTCAGCGCGTTTTCAATATTTGCCGCGCAAGAAGCACAGGTCATCCCGGAAATTTTTAGAGTTACTTTTTTGCCCATAATTATTCCTCGCAACAATCAATTAAATCTTGCACTAACTTGTTTAATCTTTTAGTTAAAGCGTCTTTATTTTCATCATCTTTATTAATCTGATTGTCATTTATTTCTTTAACTTGACCAAGATCTATAACGCCCAGATTTATCCCCCAAAATAGCGAGTAAAGATCATACGCCTTGGAAAATAATTCCTGCGCTTCTTTTTTCTTGTCTTGGTCGTGATATTTAGTGCCGACTTCTATTAGTCTCATTGAGGCGGCCAAAAGGTGTTTTGAAATGCACCAAACCTCTCCTTCGGCGTCTTTGACGATCTTTTTTAATAATTCTTTTCTTATCTCCCTGACTTTTCCGAGTAGATCATAATATTTTTCTTTGCCTGTTTTGGCGGCTGTAAAGAAAAAATGTTCCTCTAAGCTGACTAAATTCATAACGGCAATACTTAAATCTT
This genomic stretch from Patescibacteria group bacterium harbors:
- a CDS encoding heavy metal translocating P-type ATPase — its product is MGKKVTLKISGMTCASCAANIENALKKEDGVKSVSVNFATEKAYLEFDSIEIDIARVQKIIEKLGYKASEEDFGKEMEDHHKEEKIQEVKDLKIRFIIALIFGIPLLYVSMGMIVGLYIPEIIEMNQHLIQFLLTTPVIIVAFKLYISGLKAILRRAPNMDSLIFIGTSAAYIYSVAISLSTWLNIKTYGMKELYYEIAAFILIFILLGKYLEAITKGKTSEAIKKLIGLQPKEATVIKDGQEVKILISEVKVGDIILVKPGEKIPVDGIVIDGYSGVDEKAITGESIPVEKKKGDEVIGATINKTGVLRFKTTKVGKDTMLAQIIKIVEEAMGSKTPIQLLVDKVSLYFVPTVVVIAVVSFAVWILAGYPFSFALAAFITVLIIACPCALGLATPTAVMVGTGLAAKNGILIKSGKALEVAKSVDIVVFDKTGTLTRGEPAVTDIMSITEFSGINPQFSNKSNEENILQIAASVEKNSEHPLALAIVNKAKEENLTLNKVSEFQAMPGYGVSAKLNNKKILLGTRKLMSSNKISTTHVEEKISILENQGKTAMILAQNENILGIIAVADTLKDYSKEAIRMLHKMGKKVAIITGDNQKVGQAIAKQVGIDYVIAEVLPQDKARVIKLLQEGVEIENLNIKNLLKIENWKFENSRQRRVVAMVGDGINDAPALAQANLGIALGSGTDVAIETGDIVLIKNDLRDVISAIDLSAYTLKKIKQNLFWAFFYNIVGIPIAAGILYPFTGWLLNPAIAALAMAFSSVSVVFNALLMKRYNGKIL